Proteins from a single region of Sphingomonas swuensis:
- a CDS encoding GNAT family N-acetyltransferase: protein MVRTIATTDRLTLREWSESDEPRFYAVMNNPDVMRWLGGVQTPEQWHAVVERLLGYQRDLGFTFWIVERRDDGELLGWCGLKRMNYAGAPNPGEMEIGWRYRADAWGQGIAKEAAIAALDLAFGRFAAPSVVAVTFEQNAPSWGLMERLGMSFEPALDFVDPRFADVGPTRQWRLLAEDWPEARARALAPRLA, encoded by the coding sequence ATGGTGAGGACCATCGCCACCACCGACCGGCTGACCTTGCGCGAATGGAGCGAGAGCGACGAGCCGCGCTTCTACGCGGTGATGAACAATCCCGATGTGATGCGCTGGCTCGGCGGGGTGCAGACGCCCGAGCAGTGGCATGCGGTGGTCGAGCGGCTGCTCGGCTACCAGCGCGACCTCGGCTTCACCTTCTGGATCGTCGAGCGCCGCGACGACGGGGAACTGCTCGGCTGGTGCGGCTTGAAGCGGATGAACTATGCCGGGGCGCCCAATCCCGGCGAGATGGAGATCGGCTGGCGCTATCGCGCGGATGCGTGGGGCCAGGGGATCGCCAAGGAAGCGGCGATCGCCGCGCTCGACCTCGCCTTCGGCCGCTTCGCGGCGCCTTCGGTGGTCGCCGTCACCTTCGAGCAGAATGCACCGAGCTGGGGACTGATGGAGCGGCTCGGAATGAGCTTCGAACCCGCGCTCGACTTCGTCGATCCACGCTTCGCCGACGTCGGACCGACCCGCCAGTGGCGGCTTCTGGCCGAGGACTGGCCGGAGGCACGCGCCCGGGCGCTTGCGCCGCGCTTGGCTTAG
- a CDS encoding fused MFS/spermidine synthase produces MATAAADARSAPRWPFTAAIFAGSFLLFLVQPLLARMALPTLGGAPAVWNSAMLVYQALLLAGYAYAHWLGRLAPRLQVAVHLGLLLLAALTLPLALAERSPPTGADPVLWVPWLLLLSVGPLFFAISAQSPLLQRWFGLASGADPYPLFVASNLGSFAGLLAYPLLLEPLTGVAAQSTLWLVGYGVMLLLLALAALPLFRKRTAGPRVAEAGQRVPFSRLARWALIASVPSGLMLSTTLHLTTDVAPMPLLWVIPLGLYLLSFSIAFAERRGPARWAAAGAPFALVLAAGTLFIAGTQMMPLVALAALLAMVLGAVALHARLFDERPQAAQLTLFYLALSVGGMLGGIFCALVAPLLFDWTYEHPLLLLAAAWLVGDRQPIAAIRETVAGPAAARALAVGALILAGATLLFWWRGEREPLVMVSALAAGLASFSLGRRALFTAAIALTLLAGGGLQRLAESAVPGKLTRSYFGTYRIMDQAGTRMLIHGTTTHGVQLLGPPERRRTPTSYYWRGSGVGRVMEALPTLVGTGARVGLVGLGTGTLSCYARPDQRWTVFEIDPAMVEIARSRFSFLADCKPDARIVVGDARLRLAGEPPASFDVLVVDAFSSDAIPMHLLTREAFAVYARALRPGGLLMVHISNRHLELRPVVRTGGEYVGMRGLLGSSGSDPLSRGYDSSWTALTSDPALLERVAKTEDGLWVPLPFGRRVHWSDDRASILPIVQRPW; encoded by the coding sequence GTGGCGACGGCAGCGGCGGACGCGCGGTCGGCTCCGCGCTGGCCCTTCACCGCGGCGATCTTCGCCGGCTCCTTCCTCCTGTTCCTGGTTCAGCCGCTGCTCGCTCGGATGGCGCTGCCGACGCTGGGCGGCGCGCCTGCGGTGTGGAACTCGGCGATGCTGGTCTACCAGGCGCTGTTGCTGGCGGGCTATGCCTATGCGCACTGGCTCGGAAGACTGGCGCCGCGCCTCCAGGTCGCGGTGCACCTTGGTCTGCTGCTCCTCGCCGCGCTGACGCTTCCGCTTGCGCTCGCCGAGCGTTCTCCGCCGACCGGGGCCGACCCGGTGCTGTGGGTGCCGTGGCTGCTGCTGCTCTCGGTCGGGCCCTTGTTCTTCGCCATCTCGGCCCAGTCGCCGCTGCTCCAGCGCTGGTTCGGGCTGGCCAGCGGCGCCGATCCCTATCCGCTGTTCGTCGCCTCCAACCTCGGCAGCTTCGCCGGGCTGCTCGCCTACCCGCTCCTGCTCGAGCCTCTGACCGGCGTCGCGGCGCAGAGCACCCTGTGGTTGGTTGGCTACGGTGTCATGCTGCTCCTGCTTGCGCTGGCGGCGCTACCCTTGTTCCGCAAGCGGACGGCCGGGCCACGTGTCGCAGAAGCGGGGCAGCGGGTCCCCTTCTCCCGGCTGGCACGATGGGCGCTGATCGCGAGCGTCCCTTCCGGGCTGATGCTGTCGACGACGCTCCACCTCACCACCGACGTCGCGCCGATGCCGCTGCTGTGGGTTATCCCGCTCGGCCTCTACCTACTCAGTTTCTCGATCGCCTTCGCCGAGCGACGCGGTCCGGCCCGCTGGGCTGCCGCGGGAGCGCCATTCGCACTGGTGCTGGCGGCGGGAACGCTGTTCATCGCGGGCACGCAGATGATGCCGCTGGTCGCATTGGCGGCGCTGCTGGCGATGGTCCTCGGCGCGGTCGCGCTCCATGCCCGGCTGTTCGACGAGCGTCCGCAAGCAGCGCAGCTGACCCTCTTCTACCTTGCGCTGTCGGTCGGCGGGATGCTCGGCGGAATTTTCTGCGCATTGGTCGCGCCCCTGCTGTTCGACTGGACCTACGAGCATCCGCTGCTGCTCCTCGCCGCCGCCTGGCTGGTCGGCGACCGGCAGCCCATCGCAGCGATCCGCGAGACCGTCGCCGGACCGGCCGCGGCCCGAGCGCTGGCGGTGGGCGCCCTCATCCTCGCGGGCGCGACGCTTCTGTTCTGGTGGCGCGGCGAGCGCGAACCACTGGTGATGGTGTCGGCGCTTGCGGCGGGCCTCGCCAGCTTCTCGCTTGGCCGCCGTGCCCTGTTCACCGCGGCGATCGCCTTGACCCTGCTTGCCGGCGGCGGCCTCCAGCGGCTTGCCGAGAGCGCGGTTCCGGGCAAGCTCACCCGGAGCTACTTCGGCACCTACCGGATCATGGACCAGGCCGGGACCCGGATGCTGATCCACGGCACCACCACCCACGGCGTGCAGTTGCTCGGCCCGCCCGAACGGCGGCGGACCCCGACCAGTTATTACTGGCGCGGATCGGGCGTGGGGCGGGTTATGGAAGCACTGCCGACGCTGGTGGGAACAGGCGCGCGGGTCGGCCTGGTCGGGCTCGGGACCGGCACGCTCAGCTGCTACGCGCGGCCCGACCAGCGCTGGACCGTGTTCGAGATCGACCCAGCGATGGTCGAGATCGCTCGTTCGCGTTTCTCGTTCCTCGCCGACTGCAAGCCCGATGCGCGGATCGTCGTCGGCGACGCCCGGCTCCGGCTGGCCGGGGAGCCGCCGGCAAGCTTCGACGTCCTCGTCGTCGATGCCTTCTCGTCCGACGCCATTCCGATGCATCTCCTTACCCGCGAAGCCTTCGCGGTCTATGCCCGTGCGCTTCGTCCCGGAGGTTTGCTGATGGTCCATATCTCCAACCGCCACCTCGAGCTTCGCCCGGTGGTCCGCACCGGCGGCGAATATGTGGGAATGCGCGGGCTGCTCGGCTCGTCGGGGAGCGACCCGCTGTCGCGCGGCTACGACAGCAGCTGGACCGCACTGACCTCGGATCCGGCGCTGCTCGAGCGCGTCGCCAAGACCGAGGATGGCCTGTGGGTGCCGCTTCCGTTCGGCCGCCGGGTCCACTGGAGCGACGACCGCGCTTCGATCCTGCCGATCGTGCAGCGCCCATGGTGA
- the hemB gene encoding porphobilinogen synthase, which produces MTAAFPALRLRRGRSAPWIRAMLAEHRLHPSDFILPLFVCAGDSCEEPIAALPGVSRWTVDRIGAQAKAAWDLGIPCVALFPNTPGHLRTERAEEALNPDNLICRAVKAVKDACPEIGVLTDVALDPYTAHGHDGLIDQRGCVLNDETSKLLVEQALVQAEAGADIVAPSDMMDGRVGAIRAALESAGKCDTAIMAYAAKYASAFYGPFRDAVGSGGRLKGDKRGYQMDPANGAEAMREVALDLAEGADMVMVKPGLPYLDVLAAVRNRFEVPTFAYQVSGEYAMIEHMAAAGGGERDALILETLLAFKRAGATGVLTYHALDAARLIGG; this is translated from the coding sequence ATGACCGCTGCTTTCCCTGCCCTTCGCCTGCGCCGCGGGCGCTCCGCCCCGTGGATTCGGGCGATGCTCGCCGAACACCGGCTCCACCCCAGCGACTTCATCCTTCCGCTGTTCGTCTGCGCCGGAGACAGCTGCGAGGAGCCGATCGCCGCGCTTCCGGGAGTCAGCCGCTGGACCGTCGACCGGATCGGCGCGCAGGCGAAGGCGGCATGGGATCTCGGGATCCCCTGCGTCGCGCTGTTCCCCAATACGCCGGGGCACCTTCGCACCGAGCGGGCCGAGGAGGCGCTCAATCCCGACAACCTCATCTGCCGCGCGGTGAAGGCGGTGAAGGACGCCTGCCCGGAAATCGGCGTGCTCACCGACGTCGCGCTCGACCCCTATACCGCGCACGGCCACGACGGCCTCATCGATCAGCGCGGCTGCGTCCTCAACGACGAGACCAGCAAGCTGCTGGTCGAGCAAGCCCTGGTCCAGGCCGAGGCCGGCGCCGACATCGTCGCGCCGTCGGACATGATGGACGGCCGGGTCGGCGCGATCCGCGCCGCGCTCGAGAGCGCGGGCAAGTGCGACACCGCGATCATGGCCTATGCCGCCAAATATGCCTCGGCCTTCTACGGTCCGTTCCGCGACGCGGTCGGAAGCGGCGGACGGCTCAAGGGCGACAAGCGCGGTTACCAGATGGATCCGGCAAACGGGGCCGAGGCGATGCGCGAGGTCGCGCTCGACCTCGCCGAGGGCGCCGACATGGTGATGGTCAAGCCGGGCCTGCCCTATCTCGACGTGCTGGCGGCGGTCCGCAACCGCTTCGAGGTGCCGACCTTCGCCTATCAGGTGAGCGGCGAATATGCGATGATCGAGCATATGGCCGCAGCCGGCGGAGGCGAGCGCGACGCGCTGATCCTCGAGACATTGCTGGCGTTCAAGCGGGCCGGTGCGACCGGTGTCCTCACCTATCATGCGCTGGATGCCGCGCGGCTGATCGGCGGCTGA
- a CDS encoding diacylglycerol/lipid kinase family protein, translated as MIDDTLPKQAVLVVNAMSRNGSDAFERARTLLEEAGITLLAAHAITDPEQMQPTVRAALKAEVPMIIVGGGDGSLSKTIDDFLGHETIFALLPLGTANSFSKTLGIGADLEAAVDTIVHGRKLRIDLGAVDGDYFANAAAMGLSPMIAETVPHRLKRFLGMFGYMLWAVRVAFKFRPFRLHVDDGKTVHKTWATEARIANGSHHGGIELVESASLQSGEIVVQAVTGRSLVGLAWSWFATLFKLRSRNQTVTEYRGRELKLKARPPQKISIDGELSGQTPAVVSVARAAVWVAAPREEVLKAA; from the coding sequence ATGATCGACGATACGCTTCCGAAACAGGCCGTGCTGGTCGTGAACGCCATGAGCCGCAACGGCTCCGATGCGTTCGAACGCGCCCGGACCCTGCTCGAGGAAGCCGGGATCACCCTGCTCGCCGCGCATGCCATCACCGACCCCGAGCAGATGCAGCCGACCGTCCGGGCGGCGCTCAAGGCCGAGGTGCCGATGATCATCGTCGGAGGCGGCGACGGCTCGCTGTCCAAGACCATCGACGATTTCCTCGGTCATGAGACGATCTTCGCCCTGCTCCCGCTCGGCACCGCCAATAGCTTTTCGAAGACGCTCGGGATCGGCGCCGATCTCGAGGCGGCGGTCGACACCATCGTTCACGGGCGCAAACTGCGGATCGATCTCGGCGCGGTCGACGGCGACTACTTCGCCAATGCCGCCGCCATGGGCCTCTCGCCGATGATCGCCGAGACCGTCCCGCACAGGCTCAAGCGCTTCCTCGGAATGTTCGGCTACATGCTGTGGGCGGTGCGCGTCGCCTTCAAGTTCCGGCCCTTCCGGCTCCATGTCGACGACGGCAAGACCGTCCACAAGACCTGGGCGACCGAGGCACGGATCGCCAATGGCTCGCACCATGGCGGGATCGAGCTGGTCGAGAGCGCCTCGCTCCAGAGCGGCGAGATCGTCGTCCAGGCGGTCACTGGGCGGAGCCTGGTGGGCCTCGCCTGGAGCTGGTTCGCGACCCTCTTCAAGCTTCGCTCGCGCAACCAGACGGTGACCGAATATCGCGGCCGCGAACTGAAGCTCAAGGCGCGCCCTCCGCAGAAGATCTCGATCGACGGCGAGCTGTCGGGCCAGACCCCGGCGGTGGTCAGTGTCGCCCGCGCCGCGGTCTGGGTCGCCGCCCCGCGCGAGGAAGTGCTCAAGGCCGCCTGA
- a CDS encoding MATE family efflux transporter, translated as MADREAETPTRASPNRRDLTQGPIGTTLLAFALPTLGSSILQSLNGSINSAWVGRLIGEDALAATANANMTVFVLTAFTFGFSMAASILIAQAFGRRDTEAARRAFGTAFGFFAMLGTAVAVVGWFLSPSILRLLGTPPEAVPLADDYLRIIFLGMPPAILLVMLMMSLRGSGDSLTPLWFMGLSVLIDSGLNPLFISGIGPFPRLGIAGSATATVVANWVALAGLLAYLYLKDLPLRLRGHELSYLKPSGACLRTVVFKGLPMGLQMIVISVSSLILVGLVNAQGVHTTAAYGVTMQLWTYIQMPAMAFGAAVSAMTAQNIGAGRWDRVARITRTGIIQTLAITALLIGLFTLFDRPALALFLGEDSPALPIAQRIQWLATWSFLVFGVTLVLFGTVRANGAVVGPLVILAIGLLPVRLGFAYFGQRWIGPDALWLSFPASTLVNLTLAIAYYKSGHWRRAKMGTPAAHLEEAATAPI; from the coding sequence ATGGCCGACCGCGAAGCCGAGACCCCGACCAGAGCAAGCCCCAACCGCCGCGACCTTACCCAGGGGCCGATCGGGACCACCCTGCTCGCCTTCGCCCTGCCGACGCTCGGGTCTTCGATCCTTCAGTCGCTGAACGGCTCGATCAATTCGGCCTGGGTCGGGCGGCTGATCGGCGAGGACGCGCTGGCGGCGACCGCCAACGCCAACATGACGGTGTTCGTGCTGACCGCCTTCACCTTCGGCTTCTCGATGGCGGCCTCGATCCTGATCGCGCAGGCGTTCGGGCGCCGCGACACCGAGGCTGCCCGGCGGGCGTTCGGAACCGCCTTCGGCTTCTTCGCCATGCTCGGGACCGCGGTGGCGGTGGTCGGCTGGTTCCTCTCGCCATCGATCCTGCGGCTGCTCGGAACCCCGCCCGAGGCGGTGCCGCTGGCCGACGACTATCTGCGCATCATCTTCCTCGGGATGCCGCCGGCGATCCTGCTGGTGATGCTGATGATGTCGCTGCGGGGGAGCGGCGACAGCCTGACGCCCCTGTGGTTCATGGGACTGTCGGTGCTGATCGACAGCGGGCTCAACCCGCTCTTCATCTCGGGCATCGGGCCCTTCCCGCGGCTCGGCATCGCCGGCTCGGCGACCGCCACCGTGGTCGCCAACTGGGTCGCGCTCGCCGGGCTCCTCGCCTACCTCTACCTCAAGGACCTGCCGCTTCGGCTGCGCGGACACGAGCTGTCCTACCTCAAGCCGTCGGGCGCCTGCCTTCGCACCGTGGTGTTCAAGGGCCTGCCGATGGGGCTGCAGATGATCGTCATCTCGGTCAGCAGCTTGATCCTCGTCGGGCTGGTCAATGCGCAGGGCGTGCACACCACCGCGGCCTACGGCGTCACCATGCAGCTGTGGACCTACATCCAGATGCCGGCGATGGCGTTCGGTGCGGCGGTGAGCGCGATGACCGCGCAGAATATCGGCGCCGGGCGGTGGGACCGGGTGGCGCGGATCACCCGCACGGGGATCATCCAGACACTCGCGATCACCGCGCTGCTGATCGGCCTCTTCACCCTGTTCGACCGGCCCGCCTTGGCGCTGTTCCTCGGCGAGGACAGCCCCGCCCTCCCCATCGCGCAGCGGATCCAGTGGCTCGCGACCTGGAGCTTCCTCGTCTTCGGGGTGACGCTGGTGCTGTTCGGAACCGTCCGCGCGAACGGAGCCGTCGTCGGACCGCTGGTGATCCTCGCGATCGGCTTGCTCCCGGTGCGGCTCGGCTTCGCCTACTTCGGGCAGCGATGGATCGGTCCCGATGCGCTGTGGCTGAGCTTCCCGGCGAGCACGCTGGTCAATCTCACGCTCGCGATCGCCTACTACAAGTCGGGCCACTGGCGACGGGCGAAGATGGGCACGCCCGCGGCGCATCTCGAGGAGGCCGCGACCGCGCCGATCTGA
- a CDS encoding GMC family oxidoreductase translates to MAGDELAADYVIVGAGSAGCVLAARLSEHPSVRVVLLEAGGDDRPGKEKGQFLSNLWIQVPIGYSQTLKDPKVNWLYQTEADPGTDGRQHVWPRGKVLGGSSSINAMLYVRGQRADYDGWRQMGCEGWSWDEVLPYFRRAQHQARGECELHAVGGPLHVGDPADSHPVSEAAIEAAAALGLPKRDLNGPEQEGASWFQVNIKEGKRQSAAVAYLHPAMGRPNLRVVTRALARRVLFEGRRAVGVAYAHGGETLTVRASREVILCGGAINSPQLLELSGIGDPALLAGLGIPLVHASAGVGENLQDHFVVGLTYRLKKGTISVNELARVPRLLRELGRYVLGKRGLLTLSAAHVALFTRSRPDLAGPDLQYHVLPATMDADKLANEQKMELEKEPGLTIAPCQLRPESRGSVHLRSADSAEHPAIRPNYLADPLDREVIVAGLEWGRRLAATEPLASFVDHETNPGAEVRTADELLAFARQMGTTIYHPVGTCAMGTHDRAVVDPELRVVGVEGLRVVDASVMPRLVSGNTNAPTIMIAEKAADLIRGRTVLSPGAS, encoded by the coding sequence ATGGCGGGGGACGAGCTTGCGGCGGATTATGTGATCGTCGGTGCAGGCTCGGCCGGCTGCGTGCTAGCCGCGCGGCTGAGCGAGCATCCGTCGGTGCGGGTGGTGCTGCTCGAAGCCGGTGGCGACGACCGGCCCGGCAAGGAGAAGGGCCAGTTCCTCTCCAACCTGTGGATCCAGGTGCCGATCGGCTATTCGCAGACGCTGAAGGATCCCAAGGTCAACTGGCTCTACCAGACCGAGGCCGACCCCGGCACCGACGGGCGCCAGCACGTCTGGCCGCGCGGCAAGGTGCTTGGCGGATCGTCGAGCATCAACGCGATGCTCTACGTGCGCGGACAGCGGGCGGATTATGACGGCTGGCGGCAGATGGGCTGCGAGGGCTGGAGCTGGGACGAGGTACTACCCTACTTCCGTCGCGCGCAGCACCAGGCGCGGGGCGAATGCGAACTCCATGCGGTCGGCGGACCGCTCCACGTCGGAGACCCCGCCGACAGCCATCCGGTCAGCGAGGCGGCGATCGAGGCGGCGGCGGCGCTGGGACTTCCGAAGCGCGACCTGAACGGGCCCGAGCAGGAGGGCGCGAGCTGGTTCCAGGTCAACATCAAGGAAGGCAAGAGGCAGTCGGCGGCAGTCGCCTACCTGCATCCGGCGATGGGGCGGCCGAACCTTCGAGTCGTCACCCGGGCGCTGGCGCGGCGGGTGCTGTTCGAGGGCAGGCGCGCGGTCGGAGTCGCCTATGCGCATGGCGGCGAGACGCTCACGGTGCGGGCGAGCCGCGAGGTGATCCTCTGCGGCGGGGCAATCAACTCGCCCCAGCTGCTCGAGCTGTCGGGGATCGGCGATCCCGCCTTGCTGGCCGGGCTCGGTATTCCGCTCGTCCATGCCAGTGCCGGGGTTGGCGAGAACCTCCAGGACCATTTCGTGGTCGGGCTCACCTACCGGCTGAAGAAGGGGACGATCTCGGTCAACGAGCTTGCGCGGGTGCCGAGGCTGCTGCGCGAGCTTGGCCGCTACGTCCTGGGCAAGCGTGGGCTGCTGACGCTGTCGGCTGCGCATGTCGCCCTGTTCACCCGCTCGCGGCCCGATCTGGCCGGACCCGACCTCCAATATCATGTGCTTCCGGCGACGATGGACGCCGACAAGCTCGCCAACGAGCAGAAGATGGAGCTGGAGAAGGAGCCCGGCCTGACGATCGCGCCGTGCCAGCTTCGCCCGGAGTCGCGCGGCTCGGTGCACCTGCGCTCGGCCGATTCGGCCGAGCATCCGGCGATCCGGCCCAACTATCTCGCCGATCCGCTCGACCGCGAGGTGATCGTCGCCGGGCTCGAATGGGGCCGGCGGCTGGCCGCGACCGAGCCGCTCGCCTCCTTCGTCGATCACGAGACCAACCCCGGTGCCGAGGTGCGCACCGCCGACGAGCTGCTCGCCTTCGCCCGGCAGATGGGGACCACCATCTACCATCCGGTCGGGACCTGCGCGATGGGCACGCACGACCGCGCGGTGGTCGATCCCGAGCTCCGGGTGGTCGGGGTCGAGGGCCTGCGGGTGGTCGATGCCTCTGTCATGCCGCGGCTGGTCAGCGGCAACACCAATGCGCCGACGATCATGATTGCGGAGAAAGCCGCGGACCTCATCCGCGGGCGGACGGTTCTCTCGCCAGGCGCGAGCTAG
- a CDS encoding alpha/beta hydrolase: protein MRNWAIAGVAVAAGLLGAGVYSRQTARKAERLVPMDGRIVEAGPYLLHVTEQGHGRPLLLIHGLGAQLRSFAQEMVDELAKDHRVIRVDRPGSGYSPVLPGGSQHLTDQADAIAALIDTMELEKPLLVGHSLGGALSLHVAMRHPDKVGGLALIAPATQPVVDVPEVFRGLMVPLSLTGLVSRTVAVPLGMATRDKVLREVFKPEPVPADYLVAGGGALALRPGNIEAACGDLQLAQIDADAMVERYGSLKLPVAILYGRDDNLLDPAVHGEKTAGEIPGARLTLVEGGHMLPFTQPLETALWVRSVLPN from the coding sequence ATGAGGAACTGGGCAATCGCGGGGGTTGCGGTGGCGGCGGGGCTGCTCGGCGCGGGCGTCTACAGCCGACAAACCGCGCGCAAGGCCGAGCGGCTGGTTCCGATGGACGGCCGGATCGTCGAGGCCGGTCCCTATCTGCTGCATGTCACCGAGCAGGGCCACGGCCGGCCGCTGCTGCTGATCCACGGCCTCGGCGCACAGCTTCGGAGCTTCGCGCAGGAGATGGTCGACGAGCTCGCCAAGGACCATCGGGTGATCCGGGTCGACCGGCCGGGCTCGGGCTATTCGCCGGTTCTTCCTGGCGGGTCGCAGCACCTCACCGACCAGGCCGACGCGATCGCAGCACTGATCGACACGATGGAGCTGGAGAAGCCGCTGCTGGTCGGCCACTCGCTCGGCGGGGCGCTCAGCCTGCACGTCGCGATGCGCCATCCGGACAAGGTCGGCGGCCTTGCGCTGATCGCTCCCGCGACCCAGCCGGTGGTCGACGTGCCCGAGGTGTTCCGCGGGTTGATGGTCCCGCTCTCGCTGACCGGACTGGTATCACGCACGGTCGCGGTGCCGCTCGGAATGGCGACCCGCGACAAGGTGCTGCGCGAGGTGTTCAAGCCCGAGCCCGTTCCGGCCGACTATCTGGTCGCCGGCGGCGGCGCGCTGGCACTGCGGCCGGGAAACATCGAGGCGGCCTGCGGCGACCTCCAGCTGGCGCAGATCGACGCCGACGCGATGGTCGAGCGCTATGGCTCGCTCAAGCTGCCGGTCGCCATCCTCTACGGACGCGACGACAATCTGCTCGACCCGGCGGTGCACGGTGAAAAGACCGCGGGCGAGATCCCGGGGGCGCGGCTGACCCTGGTCGAGGGTGGGCACATGCTGCCCTTCACCCAGCCGCTCGAAACAGCGCTGTGGGTCAGGAGCGTGCTTCCCAACTGA
- a CDS encoding SDR family NAD(P)-dependent oxidoreductase: MNLMERVAVVTGAGSGIGRGLALALSRRGCHLALADINTDGLAETKAMIRSVKVTTHKLDVTDRAACLALPQAVLDSHGRIDVLVNNAGVAIGGTFEQVDEADFDWLMEVNFHAVVRLTRAFLPQLKTSDQARIVNVSSLFGLIAPPGQTAYSAAKFAVRGFSESLRRELEEAGSNVGVTVVHPGGINTSIAKNARPPRHVTNEEAAQIESEKDRFQKFLRMSPVKAGEIIAAGIEGERPRVLVGGDARIAALVERLLPVGYWNILKRSMA; the protein is encoded by the coding sequence ATGAACCTGATGGAACGGGTCGCAGTGGTGACCGGCGCGGGCAGCGGCATCGGTCGTGGCCTGGCGCTCGCCTTGTCGCGGCGCGGCTGCCATCTCGCGCTCGCCGACATCAACACCGACGGGCTGGCCGAGACCAAGGCGATGATCCGCTCGGTCAAGGTGACGACGCACAAACTCGACGTCACCGACCGCGCCGCCTGCCTTGCGCTGCCGCAGGCGGTGCTCGACTCGCATGGCCGGATCGACGTCCTCGTCAACAATGCCGGGGTGGCGATTGGAGGCACCTTCGAGCAGGTCGACGAAGCCGATTTCGACTGGCTGATGGAGGTCAACTTCCATGCCGTCGTCCGGCTGACCCGCGCCTTCCTGCCGCAGCTCAAGACCAGCGACCAGGCGCGCATCGTCAACGTTTCCAGCCTGTTCGGGCTGATCGCCCCGCCCGGCCAGACCGCCTATTCGGCAGCCAAGTTCGCGGTCCGCGGCTTTTCGGAATCGCTTCGCCGCGAGCTTGAGGAAGCCGGTTCGAATGTCGGCGTTACGGTAGTCCATCCGGGCGGAATCAACACCTCGATCGCGAAGAACGCGCGCCCGCCTCGGCACGTCACCAACGAGGAAGCCGCCCAGATCGAGAGCGAGAAGGATCGCTTCCAGAAGTTCCTGCGGATGAGCCCCGTCAAGGCCGGCGAGATCATCGCTGCAGGCATCGAGGGCGAGCGGCCGCGGGTCCTCGTCGGCGGCGATGCGCGGATCGCGGCGCTGGTCGAACGGCTGCTCCCCGTCGGCTACTGGAACATCCTGAAGCGGAGCATGGCATGA